One Coregonus clupeaformis isolate EN_2021a chromosome 33, ASM2061545v1, whole genome shotgun sequence DNA window includes the following coding sequences:
- the LOC121548476 gene encoding flocculation protein FLO11-like has protein sequence MSESTTTMKRPSSSTRLGRRGPTWNHPKRKRSPPPPSPHILNPLDQGKLYSCLDQMRAVLGDTVPESVLTQAALQCAFDPQRALDTILSDESTGAPPTSAKTHRDAPQPQRANKEMAAAPRSNQEASSTPRPEKGACLSDSHSDNVPTPTHTPAIRPSADPLNLSDLLARPVKGRCHDTHDLSAPQGVSSLNSSSARPLATVAAAGSSSSLAQLMSEHEQRSQGSGVPSLSSSPLAALSGLSLGTLALLNSAPLATAPCIVAPPPGHLVSSLGSLSLGNPKLTALGANLAPPSFGSLSSVLQSSRPMEIGAGGGAKGADPKGSPSLAELIQEHSNSSPTLYRSLPGLQSNSSIPVAHGNTSQTAAGPALTRCLSQRKQPPEPLDTHTLSFSRPHTHSSPQPQVTTTPERPALSLSQSASRRQAGHTLPQPVSTVPAADPDRQQTEAVPPSVGALSHLASQHHTRTSSNTPPPLSLAALLSPGKPQVAMVSAGSIQEGGVRDKPRPLLSPAPLSPLPPWGGQSVDLSALMAQSSHGGVLSARRRDNGLSSPSTVAMRSDRHGSSVFAPPSVFALTLSVRAPSRGKKRRRRMMVKAVGGQRLEVRGGGHPAFLYGTQTQLVKAKEQTPLLPITPFTFDTPSPDDVVRANQKKAFTRE, from the exons CGGCCCAGTTCATCTACTCGTCTCGGCAGGAGAGGCCCAACATGGAACCACCCCAAGAGGAAGAGGTcacctcccccaccctccccccaCATCCTCAACCCCCTTGACCAAG gCAAGCTGTACTCATGTCTGGACCAGATGCGTGCGGTGCTGGGTGACACAGTGCCAGAGTCTGTCCTTACCCAGGCTGCCTTGCAGTGCGCCTTCGACCCCCAGAGAGCCCTGGACACCATCCTATCAGACGAGAGCACCGGTGCACCGCCCACGTCCGCTAAGACCCATCGGGACGCACCACAGCCCCAGAGAGCCAATAAGGAGATGGCAGCAGCACCGAGATCCAATCAGGAGGCATCATCCACCCCACGACCAGAGAAAG GAGCCTGCCTGTCCGACTCTCACTCTGACAACGTacccacaccaacacacacaccagctaTACGTCCATCTGCCGATCCTCTGAACCTTAGTGACCTCCTAGCTCGGCCTGTGAAAGGTCGCTGTCATGACACCCACGACCTCTCCGCTCCTCAAGGTGTTTCGTCTCTGAACAGCAGTTCCGCAAGGCCCTTGGCAACAGTTGCCGCGGCAGGGAGCAGCAGCAGCCTAGCCCAGCTGATGTCTGAGCATGAGCAGAGGAGTCAGGGTTCTGGTGTCCCCTCACTGTCCTCATCTCCACTGGCTGCTCTCTCCGGCCTCTCATTGGGCACTCTAGCGTTGTTAAACTCCGCCCCCCTTGCTACTGCGCCCTGCATCGTAGCCCCTCCCCCCGGCCACCTTGTCTCCTCTTTGGGCAGCTTGTCCTTAGGCAACCCCAAACTGACAGCTCTGGGCGCCAATCTGGCCCCTCCCTCCTTCGGCAGCCTGAGCTCCGTCCTCCAGAGCAGCCGACCAATGGAGATAGGGGCTGGGGGAGGGGCTAAGGGGGCGGATCCCAAAGGAAGCCCGTCATTGGCTGAGCTGATCCAGGAACATTCCAACAGCAGCCCCACCCTCTACAGATCCCTCCCCGGTCTCCAAAGCAACAGCTCAATCCCTGTTGCCCACGGCAACACATCTCAGACCGCCGCCGGACCAGCTCTCACACGCTGCCTGTCCCAGCGCAAGCAGCCCCCAGAacctctggacacacacacactctcattctCCCGTCCGCACACACACTCTTCCCCCCAGCCCCAGGTCACTACAACACCAGAACGTCCcgccctgtctctgtctcagtcggCCTCGCGCCGTCAGGCCGGCCACACGCTCCCCCAGCCAGTAAGCACGGTGCCGGCAgcagacccagacagacagcagacagaggcAGTACCTCCTTCAGTGGGGGCGCTCTCTCATCTAGCCTCTCAGCACCACACCAGAACGTCCTCCAACACCCCACCACCACTGTCCCTCGCCGCACTCCTGTCGCCAGGGAAACCACAGGTTGCCATGGTATCGGCAGGAAGTATCCAAGAGGGTGGAGTCAGAGACAAACCCCGCCCCCTTTTGTCACCTGCTCCCCTGAGTCCCCTCCCACCATGGGGAGGTCAGAGTGTTGATCTAAGCGCGCTCATGGCCCAGTCGTCCCACGGTGGAGTTTTGTCCGCGCGTCGCCGTGACAACGGCCTCTCCTCGCCGTCCACGGTCGCCATGCGGTCCGACCGCCACGGTTCCTCTGTGTTCGCTCCACCGTCCGTCTTCGCCCTGACTCTGTCGGTGCGTGCGCCCAGcagggggaagaagaggaggaggaggatgatggtgaAGGCTGTgggaggtcagaggttagaagtCAGAGGAGGGGGTCACCCTGCGTTTCTGTACGGAACACAGACCCAGCTGGTCAAAGCTAAAGAACAGACGCCTCTCTTACCCATAACCCCTTTCACCTTCGACACACCCTCCCCCGACGACGTCGTACGAGCGAATCAGAAGAAGGCCTTCACCCGCGAGTAA